The proteins below come from a single Patescibacteria group bacterium genomic window:
- a CDS encoding YidC/Oxa1 family membrane protein insertase produces MEQFWHDYLYNPLLNVLIFLYSGFAGENFGVAIIELTVALRLALMPFTIIDERNAYRYETLNKKIGTLERDFKADAIKRKEKIRELLQQHKVNYWAKVFVLGIQAVVLVLIYQVFIGGIKFTPQETLYTWVTVIPAKINTMFLGFDLAERGIFWPAVVAVVLFLQIYSVQKKREHLVTRSDVMYMILFPLFTLVALFLLPTVKSIFILTSMFFSMAVFWLRQILFRTEKAAKS; encoded by the coding sequence ATGGAACAATTTTGGCACGATTATCTCTACAACCCGCTCCTGAACGTCTTGATCTTCCTGTATTCGGGCTTTGCGGGCGAGAATTTCGGCGTTGCCATCATCGAGCTGACCGTCGCTCTGCGTCTTGCTCTCATGCCGTTCACCATCATCGATGAGCGCAATGCTTATCGCTACGAGACTCTGAACAAGAAGATCGGCACCCTTGAGCGCGACTTCAAAGCCGACGCCATCAAACGCAAGGAGAAGATCCGTGAGCTCTTGCAGCAGCACAAGGTGAATTATTGGGCTAAAGTTTTTGTCCTCGGCATCCAGGCCGTCGTCCTCGTGCTTATCTATCAGGTCTTCATCGGCGGCATCAAGTTCACGCCCCAAGAAACGCTTTACACCTGGGTGACCGTCATCCCAGCCAAGATCAATACGATGTTCCTAGGTTTCGATCTCGCTGAACGCGGCATTTTCTGGCCGGCGGTCGTCGCGGTCGTGCTGTTCCTGCAGATCTATTCGGTGCAGAAGAAACGTGAACATCTCGTGACCCGCTCGGACGTCATGTACATGATCCTGTTCCCGCTGTTCACGCTGGTCGCCCTGTTCCTGCTGCCGACGGTCAAGTCAATCTTCATCCTGACCTCGATGTTCTTCTCCATGGCCGTCTTCTGGCTGCGGCAGATACTGTTCCGGACGGAGAAAGCGGCTAAAAGTTGA
- a CDS encoding MraY family glycosyltransferase → MLPFLAVILASFAVSALATPLVIRLARHFDVLDAPVLPRKIHQRPTPLLGGIAVFAGLAAAVGLCLWLGWLPALHIRLKYLAGLLLAALILIFGGSLDDKFDLRPSRQIIWPALAALIVVASGIGVGYVTNPFGGQIYLDRQQFTVLWWDGLPYRLTLIADLFSFCWLLGMIYTTKLLDGLDGLVSGVTVIGALIIAAVSLMKEVAQPDTALLAFAVAGAFAGFLIFNFNPARIFLGEGGSTLAGFLLGTLAIISGGKIATALLVLGLPIFDTVVVVARRIFWYRRSMATGDRTHLHFRLIDMGLSQRQTVLFYYFAAALFGSATLFLQGWEKIVALGLIASLIAAVLSFWTAWRRRTRPAANDSIPEDQQPE, encoded by the coding sequence ATGCTGCCGTTTTTGGCCGTCATTCTGGCATCATTCGCCGTTTCCGCCCTGGCCACGCCGCTCGTGATCAGGTTAGCCCGGCATTTTGACGTGCTCGACGCGCCGGTTTTGCCGCGCAAGATCCATCAGCGGCCGACGCCGCTTCTCGGCGGCATCGCTGTTTTCGCCGGCCTCGCGGCCGCCGTCGGTCTGTGCCTCTGGCTGGGTTGGCTGCCGGCGCTGCATATCAGATTGAAATATCTGGCCGGCCTGCTTTTGGCCGCGCTGATCCTCATTTTTGGCGGTTCGCTCGACGACAAGTTCGATCTGCGTCCGTCGCGCCAGATCATCTGGCCGGCGCTGGCTGCGCTCATCGTGGTGGCGAGCGGCATCGGCGTGGGCTACGTCACGAATCCGTTCGGCGGCCAGATCTACCTGGACCGCCAGCAGTTCACGGTCCTGTGGTGGGACGGCCTGCCGTACAGACTGACGCTCATCGCCGACCTGTTCTCGTTCTGCTGGCTTCTGGGCATGATCTACACGACCAAGCTCCTCGACGGGCTCGACGGACTCGTGAGCGGCGTCACCGTCATCGGGGCGCTCATCATCGCGGCCGTGAGTCTGATGAAGGAGGTCGCCCAGCCGGACACGGCGCTCCTGGCGTTCGCGGTCGCCGGAGCCTTCGCCGGCTTCCTGATCTTCAATTTCAATCCGGCGCGGATCTTTTTGGGCGAGGGCGGCTCCACGCTGGCCGGTTTCCTGCTCGGCACGCTCGCCATCATCTCGGGCGGCAAGATCGCCACGGCGCTCCTCGTTCTCGGCCTGCCGATCTTCGATACTGTTGTCGTTGTGGCGCGGCGCATCTTCTGGTATCGTCGCTCCATGGCCACCGGCGACCGGACGCATCTGCATTTCCGGCTGATCGACATGGGCCTGTCGCAGCGGCAGACCGTGCTGTTCTATTATTTCGCGGCCGCCCTGTTCGGTTCAGCCACGCTGTTCCTCCAGGGCTGGGAGAAGATCGTCGCCCTCGGACTCATCGCGAGCCTGATCGCGGCCGTCCTGTCGTTCTGGACGGCTTGGCGGCGTCGGACTCGGCCAGCGGCGAATGATTCGATCCCAGAAGATCAGCAGCCTGAATGA
- a CDS encoding prohibitin family protein, with translation MSSESSESLDKIMYSFVVEDVLKGLFIHVPPGYVACVYDLGFGVLKKVLTPGLHLKIPFWQKAKLFNTQTLEYSVSRKFNPENEQALGDTPIVAQTLDGQRISVEGTVLLRLDTNQVPTIWQTIGEDFVSKIVRPTIRSRMRMIASRYNYQDVVSTRRDSVEVDCKNELERIFYPRGIFVENVLLSEIGKVGDGAGKSKNEKSEEKPLD, from the coding sequence ATGTCTTCAGAAAGCTCCGAAAGCCTGGATAAGATCATGTATTCGTTCGTCGTTGAAGACGTGCTCAAAGGCCTGTTCATCCATGTACCGCCGGGCTATGTGGCCTGCGTCTATGACCTCGGTTTCGGCGTCCTGAAAAAAGTCCTGACCCCCGGCCTGCACCTGAAGATCCCATTTTGGCAGAAAGCCAAGCTGTTCAACACTCAGACGCTGGAATACTCCGTCAGCCGCAAGTTCAATCCGGAGAACGAGCAGGCGCTCGGCGACACGCCGATCGTCGCTCAGACGCTTGACGGCCAGCGGATCTCCGTCGAGGGCACGGTGCTGCTGCGGCTCGACACCAATCAGGTGCCGACCATCTGGCAGACCATCGGCGAGGATTTCGTCTCGAAGATCGTTCGGCCGACCATTAGGAGCCGCATGCGCATGATCGCTTCGCGCTACAATTATCAGGATGTCGTCTCGACGCGGCGCGACTCGGTCGAAGTGGATTGCAAGAACGAACTGGAGCGCATCTTTTATCCGCGCGGCATCTTCGTGGAGAACGTCCTGCTGTCCGAGATCGGCAAAGTGGGGGATGGCGCCGGCAAATCCAAGAACGAAAAGTCGGAAGAGAAACCATTGGATTAG